The segment ATCTGAAAATTATTCTTTGGAAACTGTTTTCTTAAAGTACATTTTGTATATCGCAAAACCAATTACCGCTACAATAATATAAGGAACAGCCATAAGGAATACGATACCGTCGTTTACTGCTTCTACTTTGGTTTTATTGCCTTCACTTTCTAGAGAAGCACGGCACATGGCGCATTGTGCTGTCGCAGAAAGAGAAAAGAAGCAAGAAACAAGAAGCAAGAAAAAATTACTTTTCAAACTAAATCGTCTTGGCTCTTGATTCTTTTTTCTTTGTTCTTTAATTAGCATAATAAGGCGAAATCATTAAATACACTACAACTCCGGTAACAGCAACATACAACCACAATGGAAAAGTGATTTTAGCAATCTTTCTATGTTTGTCAAATCGTGCTGCCAGTGCTCTGACATAGGTAATCAATACCAGTGGGATAATCATAATTGATAACGCAATATGGGTAAGCAAAATGAATAAATAGACATCGCGTCCAATACCTGCATTTGTTTTTTCTGTTGCATCTAAAATTTTGTTTCCGTCTATATCACCATAAACCGTTGAATCTGCGGTCATGTGATACGCCACATACATTACCAAAAAAACTACCGAACAAGCAATCGCTGTAGTCATGAATCTTTCATGTACTTTTTGGTTTCCGTTTTTAATTGCCATTACACCCATTATTAAAAGCAATGCGGTAAGACCATTTATAGAAGCATAAATTGGCGGTAAAAACGAAAGTGGTTCTACTTCAATGCCAAAATCTTTTAGCTTGACCGTAAATAAAACAGCCACAACTACCGGTATTAGTATTGAAACTAGAATTATTGGAAATCTAAATCGTTGTTCTAGTGTTTTGTTGTCTGATTTATTCATTTAATAGTTTTTTTATGTCCTCTGTAATGGCTTTTACACCTTTTTTCTCCAAACCATCGTAGTATAAAATTGGGTTCCCAAAATTATCTCTTCTGCAACGGATGTTTCCTTTTTTATCAATTAATGCAAACGTACCTGAATGTTCGAATCCGCCGTCAACATTTTTATTTTCTCCTGCATAGGTGTTGAAACCTTTATTCGCAATTCCAAAAATATAATCCTTGTCGCCTGTAAGCAAATGCCAGTTGGATGATTTTACGCCAATCTGATCAGCATGCTCTTTCAATACTTTTGAAGTATCGTGCTCAGGATTGATGGAAATTGAAGCAATTCCAAAGTTTGGGTTACCAAAAAATTTATTTTGAATATCAACCATGTTTCTATTCATAATGGGGCAAATGGAAGGACAAGTTGAAAAGAAAAATTCCACCACGTATACTTTGCCTAAATAGGTTTTGTCGCTAATCTTTGTTCCGTTTTGATCTGTTAATTCAAATTTTGGTACCGGTCCAATTGTAACCAAACCTGTCTCTCCGCTTTTATGATTGGAAATAGCATCTATTCTGTCGCCCTGAACTACAGTGCCGCTTTTTATTCTGTTGATAATTTTCGGAATAAAGATGATTCCGAAAATTAAAACAACAAATGATACTCCGATGTATGCTTTATTCTTCATTTGATAAAAATCTAGAGTTCTTTGGTTGCATTATTATTTTTTTTGAGTGCAGCACGATATTCATAAATGATGATTTTCATATCGTCCATCATCTTATTATAAAGCTCTGCAACAAAAATTGTGTTGTATCCTTCTTTATACTCCGGCGTTCCTTTTTGGTCTTCGCCTTTTCTGCCTCTTAAGTTTCTTTTTTTGTCGATGATAAAAACATTAGGTGTTGCCATTGTACTATCTAATTTACCGACTAATTGAAGTTTGTCATAGAAAGCATTTATTTCATCAGGCGAAGCAAAAACAAAACTCCATCCTTTATGTGTGCCTAATTTCTTTATGTCTAATTTTAATAATTCTTCAACCTGTTTCTGAGTTCCGTCAGGCAATACCATAACAACCTGAAAATCCTTGAAGTCTTTATATTTATCATAAATGATTTCATAAAGGTTAAAAAAGTTTCCTTTATGTTTCATGACATCACTTCCTATAAAGCCAAGTATGGTTATTTTATTGGTTAAAGCGACTGGTTTATTATCTAGTGTTTTCCAGGTATTAACTTCGGGAATGTTTTTGGTAATCGTTGGCAACGAAATAAAACTATTTACTCCTGAAGCAAAGAAAAGATAGGCAACTATGGGTAAAATAAACAAGACAAAAAGGACGATATTTTTTTTCATTTGGATTGTGAAAAGCGGCTGTGCAAAAATAAAAAAATCCCGTCTGTTTCAATAGAATAGACGGGACTTTTTTTGAATTAATATAGTATTAAAAATTCCACTTTATAGTGCCGCTTTCAAAAATTCCAAAGATATAATCAGCTTCAACAAGAAGGATGAATAATAAATATAGGGCAAGGAAAATTACGGTAGCAACAACTGCCCAACGCAGACTGCTTCTCTCACCTTCCATGTGCATGAAAGCCCAAACAATATAATATGCTTTATAAAGCGTTAATATGATGAATACCCAGTTTAATAAATTCATACTAATGAAGTTATTCATGTATAAGAAATCCGGTCTTGAAATTCCTAAATACACCTCAACTGTAGTTACTACAGACAAAAGTGCGAAAACCATCCAGATTCTTTTTGTATTTGATACGTGTTCGTGTGCGTGATCGTGTGACATAATATAAATTTTCTAAAAAATTAAACTAAGTAGAAGAATGTAAATACAAATACCCAAACTAAATCGACAAAGTGCCAGTAAAGTCCAACTTTTTCTACCATTTCATAGGTTCTTCTTTTCTCATACGTTCCTAAAACTACGTTTAAGAAAATAATAAAATTGATAACAACTCCAGAGAATACGTGGAAACCGTGAAAACCTGTAATGAAGAAGAAGAAATCAGCGAATAATTTACTTCCGTATTCGTTGTGTTTCAAGTTAGCACCTTCTACTACAATAGCAGCATTGGCAACCATTACTTCAGATTCAGCTCTTGTTAAGATTTCTCTTTTTTTGTTGTGATTTAAACCTGGTTCAAGCTTTTTGTTAGCTTTATCTTGAGGAGTGTCTCTATAAATTTTTTCTGTTCTGACTAACAATTCAGGATGTGCTTTGAAACCAGCTTGTACTTCTGCAACAGAATAGGTTGTTAGGGTTTCTTCATCTTTCATGAACCATTTCCCTTTGTCTCTTGATAAGGCTTCTCTTTGTCCAGGAAGATGAACAGCAAAGTCTTCTAGTTTAACTCTTTCGCCTTTATTGTTTACGAATTGAATGATACTTCCACCTTTAGTTTCTACAGCACCATATTCACCTTTGATAAAGTTTTTCCATTCCCAGGCTTGTGAACCTACGAAGATTAAACCTCCAAGAATAGTCAATAGCATATAGAACGCTACCTTTTTTTGTTTCATGTGATGACCCGCGTCAACGGCCAACACCATCGTTACAGAAGAGAAGATTAAGATAAAAGTCATCAATGCCACATAATACATTGGTGCTTCTACACCATGCATAAACGGAAAGTGAGTAAACACTTCGTCGGCAATAGGCCAATTATCAATAAATTTAAATCTAGAAAAACCGTAAGCCGCAAGAAAACCGGTAAAAGTCAAGGCATCTGATACGATAAAAAACCACATCATCAATTTGCCATAACTTGCTCCCATTGGCTCATTTCCGCCGCCCCAAGTATTTTCAGTATTATTTCCAGTAGTAACTGTAGCTCCCATAAAAGTTATAAGTTAAAAAGTTTCCAAATTTAGATTTTTTTTCTTATTTAAAGAAATATAAAAAGAAAAACAAACAAATCCATAAGAAATCAAGAAAGTGCCAATACATTGCACCTAGCTCAATTCCAAGTGTTTGACTTGAATTGTATTTTTGTTTAAAATGATTATAAATTATGATTAAAAGACAAATTAATCCTCCAGCAAGATGCGCCAGGTGAACAGTCGCAATTACGTATAGAAAAGTAGTGGCGATATTACTCTCCGGTCCGGCAAAAAAATAGCCGCTATCCATCATTTGTCCAAAGCCTTTAAATTGGAAAAATACAAAGGAAATTCCCAAGGCTAAAGTCAGTAAAAGTAAATTTGTCGTAGCTGCTCTGTTGTCTTTTTGAATGGCTTTTTTTGCCAAATGAAACGTAACGCTGCACAAGATAATTGCAAGTGTACTAAAGTAAAAAGCAGTTGGC is part of the Flavobacterium sangjuense genome and harbors:
- a CDS encoding SCO family protein, translating into MKNKAYIGVSFVVLIFGIIFIPKIINRIKSGTVVQGDRIDAISNHKSGETGLVTIGPVPKFELTDQNGTKISDKTYLGKVYVVEFFFSTCPSICPIMNRNMVDIQNKFFGNPNFGIASISINPEHDTSKVLKEHADQIGVKSSNWHLLTGDKDYIFGIANKGFNTYAGENKNVDGGFEHSGTFALIDKKGNIRCRRDNFGNPILYYDGLEKKGVKAITEDIKKLLNE
- a CDS encoding cytochrome c oxidase subunit 3, with the translated sequence MTMTAQEHKERNARSAKLLLLFAMGSMTMMFAGIVSAFVVSKSREDWMKDFQLPTAFYFSTLAIILCSVTFHLAKKAIQKDNRAATTNLLLLTLALGISFVFFQFKGFGQMMDSGYFFAGPESNIATTFLYVIATVHLAHLAGGLICLLIIIYNHFKQKYNSSQTLGIELGAMYWHFLDFLWICLFFFLYFFK
- a CDS encoding cytochrome C oxidase subunit IV family protein, whose product is MSHDHAHEHVSNTKRIWMVFALLSVVTTVEVYLGISRPDFLYMNNFISMNLLNWVFIILTLYKAYYIVWAFMHMEGERSSLRWAVVATVIFLALYLLFILLVEADYIFGIFESGTIKWNF
- a CDS encoding DUF420 domain-containing protein; this translates as MNKSDNKTLEQRFRFPIILVSILIPVVVAVLFTVKLKDFGIEVEPLSFLPPIYASINGLTALLLIMGVMAIKNGNQKVHERFMTTAIACSVVFLVMYVAYHMTADSTVYGDIDGNKILDATEKTNAGIGRDVYLFILLTHIALSIMIIPLVLITYVRALAARFDKHRKIAKITFPLWLYVAVTGVVVYLMISPYYAN
- a CDS encoding cytochrome c oxidase subunit 3; protein product: MGATVTTGNNTENTWGGGNEPMGASYGKLMMWFFIVSDALTFTGFLAAYGFSRFKFIDNWPIADEVFTHFPFMHGVEAPMYYVALMTFILIFSSVTMVLAVDAGHHMKQKKVAFYMLLTILGGLIFVGSQAWEWKNFIKGEYGAVETKGGSIIQFVNNKGERVKLEDFAVHLPGQREALSRDKGKWFMKDEETLTTYSVAEVQAGFKAHPELLVRTEKIYRDTPQDKANKKLEPGLNHNKKREILTRAESEVMVANAAIVVEGANLKHNEYGSKLFADFFFFITGFHGFHVFSGVVINFIIFLNVVLGTYEKRRTYEMVEKVGLYWHFVDLVWVFVFTFFYLV